From one Bacillus sp. FJAT-42376 genomic stretch:
- a CDS encoding Ig-like domain-containing protein — protein MPTDRKRYAVRSLTLMILAFFIIWSPFHARAAADDVESIQIVPEKVKVKTGERKRITVLAKKENGSAIIVSGSSLKIKDPEIAILDGQAVKGLSPGKTVLTAEYKGIKTEAVVEVIQDNTQSVYQTVIDLPEQILTGAYTPAPISISASSVKKRGAENIDVHLSKLSGPGDLIAVHRSERVKAVKNTGDLLTDIDLKKDHSETLKTEWRFSKAGTYTFKVELTNPHGDVIAETVKTAEVLPSFQDLGTQIEKLLAMRGAFGKDENGRPSAYTVLAGRPALLVVTDVETEQIKRIIPLPEAEAAWAVTVASDGTVYAGSTPNGTLYKYVPGSSEAEVLGKPVPKQTVIWDLTAGENGKVYGGTYFDGHIFEYDPAKGFTDFGEMVPGEEYVRSVAYDPEENAVYAGVGAHAHLIKYNIKTGEKRNVLPEKYKSYISVYDLQIQGGKLFIKLEPEFKLVVADKKTLAVDYETTAQSRGVSPLSPDGKSVFYTSSGILYQYNVDSKTASPVTSGGAPVNLEQPVIGFGFQPLSEPPFSGIALVGFTGNYEGRFFKYNLESGALKKTVLPLPPQPTNIYNVLGGPDGKIYSSGFIGGDVGIYNPLTGLTRQETGLGQVEGMASIGSKMYFGVYPMARIYEYDSSLPWNRRTNMKFLFDLHGPNEQNRPVAMDSIPERDEVYMGTVPDYGKNGGTLSIYNRSTGNLMINRNIVPNQSIVSVKASKGKVYAGSSIFGGTGADPTEKEARLITWDPASSRVTNEIAPVPGKVSVSYLHADQDGKIWGIAQDTLFIYDPVQNKTIYQEVKFPGVRSYRVGGNMEEGPDGDLYVTVDQTFYKISKTTKEVTPLKQNAKKLAEDSMGNFYFAQGDELSTGNNIWRYTIEDPVIRAEAVELKAERMSLSEGEAVKLEASVIPDFATNKEIQWYSSNSGVASVEQDGTVKALSSGEAVITAVLKNGTKSDAVTIQVGT, from the coding sequence ATGCCAACAGACAGAAAGAGATACGCAGTCAGAAGTTTAACGCTCATGATTCTTGCTTTTTTCATAATATGGAGCCCATTTCATGCGAGAGCTGCAGCGGACGATGTGGAATCAATCCAGATTGTTCCGGAGAAAGTGAAAGTGAAGACAGGTGAAAGGAAAAGGATCACCGTTTTAGCAAAAAAGGAAAATGGAAGCGCTATCATTGTGAGCGGGAGTTCTCTCAAGATAAAAGATCCTGAAATTGCTATACTGGATGGACAGGCAGTAAAAGGATTAAGCCCTGGAAAAACAGTGCTGACTGCCGAGTACAAAGGCATAAAGACTGAGGCGGTGGTTGAAGTGATACAAGATAATACCCAGTCGGTTTATCAGACGGTTATTGATTTGCCTGAACAAATTTTAACGGGAGCTTATACACCGGCCCCGATTTCAATATCTGCTTCCAGTGTGAAAAAAAGAGGAGCGGAAAACATCGATGTGCATCTATCCAAATTGTCCGGACCTGGTGATCTGATCGCGGTTCACCGAAGCGAAAGGGTTAAGGCGGTAAAGAATACAGGAGATTTGCTGACGGATATCGATTTAAAAAAAGACCATAGTGAAACACTGAAAACGGAATGGAGATTTTCCAAGGCAGGAACCTACACATTCAAAGTTGAGCTCACAAATCCGCATGGGGATGTCATTGCAGAGACCGTAAAAACTGCCGAAGTTCTCCCTTCCTTTCAAGATCTGGGTACTCAAATTGAAAAACTGCTGGCGATGAGAGGGGCCTTTGGAAAAGATGAGAACGGCCGCCCATCCGCCTATACGGTCTTGGCCGGACGGCCGGCACTGCTTGTTGTAACGGATGTAGAAACGGAACAAATCAAAAGGATTATCCCGCTTCCTGAAGCGGAAGCTGCATGGGCTGTAACGGTGGCGTCAGACGGGACGGTCTATGCCGGTTCTACCCCAAATGGGACACTGTATAAATATGTGCCGGGGAGCAGCGAGGCAGAAGTGCTGGGCAAACCTGTGCCGAAACAAACCGTTATTTGGGATTTGACAGCGGGAGAAAACGGGAAGGTATACGGAGGAACCTATTTTGACGGACACATCTTCGAATACGATCCGGCAAAGGGGTTTACGGATTTCGGGGAAATGGTGCCCGGGGAAGAATACGTAAGAAGTGTTGCCTATGATCCGGAAGAAAACGCGGTCTATGCAGGAGTGGGTGCACATGCTCATTTGATCAAATACAACATTAAAACCGGGGAGAAACGGAACGTTTTGCCTGAAAAGTACAAATCCTATATTTCCGTTTATGACCTTCAGATTCAGGGAGGAAAGCTGTTTATTAAGCTGGAACCCGAATTCAAGCTCGTCGTAGCCGATAAAAAAACGCTCGCAGTTGACTATGAAACGACAGCCCAGTCCAGAGGTGTCTCTCCATTGTCACCTGATGGGAAATCGGTATTTTACACATCATCTGGCATTCTCTATCAATATAACGTAGATTCAAAAACAGCATCCCCCGTGACATCCGGCGGAGCACCGGTGAATTTGGAGCAGCCGGTCATTGGATTCGGATTTCAGCCGCTCTCAGAGCCTCCATTCAGCGGTATAGCGCTTGTCGGCTTTACAGGAAATTATGAAGGCCGGTTTTTCAAGTATAATCTGGAGTCGGGTGCGCTGAAAAAAACGGTTCTGCCGCTTCCGCCCCAGCCTACTAATATTTATAATGTTCTCGGAGGCCCGGACGGGAAAATTTACAGCAGCGGATTCATAGGCGGTGACGTTGGAATTTATAATCCCCTGACCGGATTAACCAGGCAGGAGACAGGTCTCGGTCAGGTAGAGGGCATGGCCTCCATTGGAAGCAAGATGTATTTTGGGGTTTATCCAATGGCCAGAATTTATGAATACGATTCTTCGCTCCCTTGGAACCGCAGAACAAATATGAAATTTCTGTTTGACCTCCATGGGCCAAATGAACAAAACCGTCCTGTAGCAATGGACTCGATTCCTGAACGTGATGAAGTCTATATGGGTACTGTTCCGGATTACGGGAAGAACGGCGGAACCCTTTCTATTTATAACCGTTCGACCGGGAATCTGATGATCAACCGGAATATCGTTCCAAACCAGAGCATCGTATCTGTGAAAGCATCTAAAGGAAAGGTCTATGCAGGATCCAGTATTTTCGGAGGAACAGGCGCGGATCCCACAGAAAAAGAAGCAAGGCTCATTACATGGGACCCTGCATCATCAAGAGTAACAAATGAAATCGCTCCGGTTCCAGGAAAAGTATCTGTAAGCTACCTGCATGCGGATCAGGACGGAAAGATATGGGGAATTGCCCAGGATACATTGTTTATCTATGATCCTGTTCAGAACAAGACGATTTATCAGGAAGTAAAATTTCCCGGAGTCCGCAGTTACCGGGTGGGCGGAAATATGGAAGAAGGGCCAGACGGCGACTTATACGTAACCGTGGATCAGACCTTCTATAAAATCAGCAAAACGACGAAAGAAGTGACGCCTCTTAAGCAGAACGCCAAAAAGTTAGCGGAAGATTCAATGGGGAATTTTTATTTTGCACAAGGAGACGAGCTGTCTACTGGAAATAATATTTGGCGCTATACGATTGAAGATCCTGTTATTCGGGCAGAAGCGGTAGAGTTGAAAGCGGAAAGAATGTCCCTGTCAGAGGGTGAGGCCGTTAAACTTGAAGCTTCCGTCATTCCTGACTTTGCTACAAACAAAGAGATCCAGTGGTATTCCAGCAACAGCGGGGTGGCCAGTGTGGAACAGGATGGGACAGTAAAGGCCCTTTCATCGGGAGAGGCTGTTATTACCGCTGTTTTAAAAAATGGAACCAAGAGCGATGCGGTCACGATTCAGGTTGGAACTTAA
- a CDS encoding extracellular solute-binding protein has translation MQLRRENDFERKYNQFMNELKDEIVSTRIRKGEYLLPEHQLSHKYEISRVSIRKGLAQLVEEGFIEKIPGKGNRVTLDSAANITTVTLAWYSTSYEVESVEKILNEFERTHPHIKVHLKIMPETEYVPQLIDLIEMGAGPDAFIVSDSQFREFAERGRVHLMDPYQSPRMTEKNSYRQIFEMFSHNGSVYATPFLFSPVVICYNQTLFKDAGMPGLQKMESWEDLLQAALKTTKTGADKTLVEHYGFCFSSSFHRWPVFVLQNGGKLMTSNRSRFTLADEANIEALQYCVDLMYKHRVSPIFTHGSNQLAEDIFNKEKVAMILTTYYYLNEFRNQDIQWDILPLPKKERKATLLLGGGIAVNANSEAKGASQALADFMAGEKAQTILKENGCTIPALKKVAEDDTLLNPDIHPKNYNAFKEVLPYAIPVSELNLHTQEMEILQNELNLVWASMESPKDACERIEKLLNSQLAGCDS, from the coding sequence ATGCAATTACGCAGAGAAAATGATTTTGAAAGAAAATATAATCAGTTTATGAATGAATTGAAGGACGAGATTGTCAGCACAAGGATTCGCAAGGGAGAATATTTGCTTCCTGAGCATCAGCTCAGCCACAAATATGAGATCAGCCGCGTCTCGATTCGAAAAGGGCTTGCCCAGCTTGTCGAAGAAGGCTTTATTGAAAAAATACCGGGAAAAGGGAATCGGGTTACGCTTGATTCAGCAGCCAATATAACAACTGTTACACTTGCCTGGTATTCCACTTCTTATGAAGTGGAAAGCGTGGAAAAGATTCTGAATGAATTTGAACGGACGCATCCCCACATAAAAGTGCATTTGAAAATTATGCCGGAAACAGAGTATGTCCCGCAGCTTATTGATTTGATTGAAATGGGTGCTGGACCCGATGCCTTTATCGTTTCCGATTCCCAATTCCGGGAATTCGCAGAGCGCGGCCGCGTGCATTTAATGGATCCCTACCAGTCGCCGCGCATGACCGAAAAGAACAGCTACCGCCAGATTTTCGAGATGTTTTCCCATAACGGCAGCGTTTATGCTACACCGTTTCTGTTTTCGCCGGTTGTCATATGCTACAACCAAACACTTTTTAAAGATGCAGGAATGCCGGGACTCCAAAAGATGGAAAGCTGGGAAGACTTGCTTCAGGCCGCATTAAAAACGACGAAAACAGGGGCAGACAAGACACTTGTAGAGCATTATGGATTTTGTTTTTCTTCCTCCTTTCACCGCTGGCCGGTGTTTGTTCTTCAAAATGGAGGAAAGCTCATGACCTCCAACCGCAGCCGTTTCACACTTGCAGATGAAGCGAATATCGAAGCACTGCAGTACTGTGTGGACTTGATGTATAAGCACCGCGTTTCACCGATTTTTACACATGGAAGCAATCAGCTGGCTGAAGATATCTTTAATAAAGAGAAAGTTGCGATGATCTTAACTACGTATTATTACTTAAATGAATTCCGGAATCAGGATATACAATGGGACATTCTCCCGCTTCCGAAAAAAGAGAGAAAAGCAACGCTTTTGCTTGGAGGCGGAATTGCGGTTAATGCAAATTCCGAGGCGAAAGGGGCTTCTCAGGCCCTCGCGGATTTTATGGCGGGGGAGAAAGCTCAAACGATTCTTAAAGAAAATGGATGCACAATTCCAGCTTTAAAAAAAGTTGCGGAAGATGACACCCTTTTGAATCCGGACATTCATCCGAAGAATTATAATGCGTTTAAAGAAGTGCTGCCATATGCCATTCCTGTAAGCGAATTGAACTTGCATACGCAGGAAATGGAAATTCTTCAAAATGAATTGAATCTTGTCTGGGCCTCGATGGAGAGTCCGAAAGATGCATGTGAACGAATTGAAAAGCTGCTGAATAGTCAATTAGCCGGATGTGATTCATAA
- a CDS encoding acetylxylan esterase — MEGSFKAVKVTSILTGNSAHEWGTKKQIIMDRWLNIVNEKWSICSPDYSVLSKTEEEGYVCKRIEYTAPDGDTVPALLLLPHYEGEKLPGILALHPTDEKGKMDIAHRSGRKERSYGIELAKRGYAVLAPDTITAGDRVGKGERPFETKGFYERYPSRTAAGKMMADHLQGIEVLASMQETDQNRIGVIGHSLGGYNAYFLATVEKRIKAIVCSCGFSMMAGDPERHRWGKRDWFSHFPVISDWIDNGEIPFDFHEILSLCAPVPLFLWMCRNDPVFPHWKEALNGILEVQKVYDGLAEKDSFDWMIGSSGHEFPSAIREHSYQFLDRYLKFTTR; from the coding sequence GTGGAGGGAAGTTTTAAGGCTGTAAAGGTAACATCCATTTTAACTGGAAATTCAGCACATGAGTGGGGAACCAAAAAACAAATCATTATGGATCGGTGGCTGAATATCGTCAATGAAAAGTGGAGCATTTGTTCTCCGGATTATTCCGTTCTCAGCAAGACCGAGGAAGAAGGGTACGTATGCAAGCGGATTGAATATACCGCGCCAGATGGCGATACTGTCCCGGCCCTCTTGCTCCTGCCCCATTATGAAGGCGAAAAGCTCCCGGGAATCTTAGCTTTGCATCCGACTGATGAAAAAGGCAAAATGGATATCGCCCATCGTTCAGGCAGGAAAGAGCGGTCTTATGGCATCGAGCTTGCTAAACGGGGGTATGCTGTGCTGGCGCCGGACACCATTACAGCGGGCGACCGGGTTGGAAAGGGTGAGCGCCCGTTTGAAACAAAAGGGTTTTACGAACGGTATCCAAGCCGCACGGCAGCGGGAAAGATGATGGCTGATCATCTCCAGGGGATTGAAGTGCTTGCGTCCATGCAGGAGACAGATCAGAATCGGATTGGGGTAATCGGTCACTCTCTGGGCGGGTATAATGCTTATTTTTTGGCAACAGTCGAGAAGAGGATTAAAGCGATCGTTTGCAGCTGCGGATTCAGTATGATGGCAGGAGACCCAGAGCGCCACCGATGGGGAAAGCGGGATTGGTTCAGTCATTTTCCGGTTATAAGCGATTGGATTGACAACGGGGAAATTCCGTTTGATTTTCATGAAATCTTAAGTTTATGTGCTCCGGTGCCGCTGTTTTTGTGGATGTGCCGGAACGATCCGGTTTTTCCTCACTGGAAAGAAGCGTTAAACGGGATTCTTGAAGTGCAGAAGGTATATGATGGATTGGCAGAAAAGGATTCATTTGACTGGATGATCGGCAGCAGCGGGCATGAGTTCCCATCCGCGATCCGGGAGCATTCCTATCAATTTTTAGACCGTTATTTAAAGTTCACTACCCGCTAG